One genomic region from Epinephelus moara isolate mb chromosome 8, YSFRI_EMoa_1.0, whole genome shotgun sequence encodes:
- the dusp2 gene encoding dual specificity protein phosphatase 2: MTSSCEPLEITGNELVHILRTPRDQYTSAGCAVLDCRPFLDFSFAHIRESRNVNWNSMLRRRSKSSVVALEWLIPDKALLGRLRRGEFSPLVVVDERSRSVAELKAESVAQMLLTALQNEVQTQICFLQGGFEGFSEAYPELCYSSASNHLPTVEPEPTVTGRRTPAYDQDGPVELLPFLFLGSAIHSSRRETLAAAGITAVLNVSSTCPNFYEGEFQYLRLTVEDSLAADIRACFSTAIAFIDSVKQSGGRVLVHCQAGISRSATICLAYLMHTQRVRLDEAFDFVKQRRQVISPNLAFMGQLLQFETDVLCQG; this comes from the exons ATGACTTCAAGCTGCGAGCCTCTGGAAATAACTGGCAACGAGCTGGTTCACATACTCAGGACCCCCCGGGACCAGTACACCTCCGCTGGGTGCGCGGTGCTGGACTGCAGACCTTTCCTCGACTTTTCCTTTGCGCACATCCGCGAGTCCCGCAACGTCAACTGGAACTCAATGCTGCGCCGCAGGTCCAAGAGCTCGGTGGTGGCTCTGGAGTGGCTCATCCCGGACAAGGCTCTCCTGGGCCGGCTGCGGCGCGGCGAGTTCTCCCcgctggtggtggtggatgaGAGGAGCCGCTCAGTGGCCGAGCTGAAGGCAGAGAGTGTGGCCCAGATGCTGCTCACAGCCCTGCAGAACGAGGTCCAGACACAAATCTGCTTTCTACAAG GTGGATTTGAGGGATTTTCGGAGGCCTATCCAGAGCtctgttacagctcagccagcAATCACCTCCCTACAGTGGAACCAGAGCCAACAGTGACGGGTCGGAGGACACCAGCATATGATCAG gatggtccagtggagctgctgcccTTCCTGTTTTTGGGCAGTGCCATCCACTCGTCCCGCAGAGAGACCCTCGCAGCAGCAGGCATCACAGCTGTGCTCAATGTTTCCTCCACATGCCCTAACTTCTACGAGGGGGAGTTTCAGTACCTGAGGCTCACCGTGGAGGACAGCCTCGCTGCTGACATCAGGGCCTGCTTCTCCACGGCCATCGCCTTCATTG ACTCAGTGAAGCAGAGCGGTGGTCGGGTGCTGGTGCACTGCCAGGCAGGTATCTCTCGCTCTGCCACCATCTGTCTGGCCTACCTCATGCACACGCAGCGCGTCAGGCTGGATGAGGCCTTTGACTTTGTGAAGCAGCGACGTCAGGTCATTTCTCCAAACCTGGCCTTCATGGGTCAGCTGCTGCAGTTTGAGACAGATGTGCTCTGTCAGGGATGA